The Caldicellulosiruptoraceae bacterium PP1 nucleotide sequence CTGACCTAACTTTAGTAGGGATACTAAATGCTGACTCAACATTGCAACTTCCTGATTTTAAAAGTAAGGAAAGAACATTTCAATTAATTACACAAGTTGCAGGAAGAGCAGGAAGATCTACAAAAAAAGGAAGAGTTATAATCCAAACATATAATCCTGATGATTATAGTATTGTTTCTGCTTCAAAAAATGATTACTTGACATTATACAAAAATGAAATTACTATAAGAAAGATATTGAATTATCCACCATTTTGTTATATGGTTAATTTTATAGTTTCAAGTGATTCTGAAGAAAAAAGTAAAGAAGCAATATTAAGCTTAAAAAATATATTAGAAAATTTAAAAAATAATTATAAATTTGAAATTATTGGGCCAACCGAATGCTTAGTGTATAAAATTAAAAACAAATTTAGAAATCAGATATTTATAAAAATCAAGTCTATGAAAGACCAAATAACTGTTATTAATAAAGTTAAACAAGAATTTAATGAAAATAAAGTTGATTTAATTATTGATGTAAATCCGATAAATATATATTAGGAGGTTTTTAAATGGCAATAAGAAAGATAAGACATATTGGTGATGATGTTTTAAGGAAAAAGGCAAGAACTGTTGAAAAATTTGATGGAAGGCTAAAACAATTAATTCAAGATATGCTTGAAACAATGTATGAAGCAAATGGAGTAGGTCTTGCTGCTCCACAAGTAGGCATCTTAAAAAGAGTAATAGTTATTGATGCAGGTGATGGACCAATTGCTGTAATAAATCCAACTATTACTTCATATGAAGGAAGTTCAATAGATATTGAAGGATGCTTATCTGTTCCTGAGCAATGGGGAGAAGTTGAGAGGCCAGAAAAGGTAGTTGTAAAAGGTTTTGATGAAAATGGCAATGAGATTCAAATAGAAGCAGAGGGACTTTTAGCAAGAGCATTTTGTCATGAAATTGACCATTTGGAAGGAGTATTATTTGTTGATAAAGTAATCAGATTTGTAACAAAAGAAGAATTAGAAGAAAAAAGAGAAGAAGGCCATAAAATGGATTTAGAATAATACAGGAGGCAGATAGTATTGAAAGTTGTTTTTATGGGCACACCTTTATTTGCTGTTCCAACTTTAGAAAAGCTGATAGCTAATCAATATGATATTGAATTAGTAGTTACTCAGCCTGATAAACCAGTAGGAAGAAAGCAAGTGTTAACACCACCTCCAATTAAAGAAGTTGCTTTAAAAAATTCTATTGAGGTTGTTCAACCAGATAAGTTAAGAAATAATATTGATATCATTAATAAATTAAAACTAATCAATCCAGATGTCATTGTAGTTGTGGCTTATGGGAAGATACTACCAAAAGAGATTTTAGATATACCTAAATATGGTTGCATAAATGTCCATGCATCACTTTTACCCAAATACAGGGGGGCAGCTCCAATTCATAGATGTATTATTGATAACCTGAAACAAACAGGTATTACAATAATGAAAATGGACGAAGGATTAGATACTGGTGATATTCTATCGCAATGTTCTGTTGAAATTACTATGGATGATGACATTCAAACACTTAGTGATAAATTATCAAAATGTGGTGCTGATTTGCTAATAGAAACACTTAAAAATATTGAAAATATTAAACCTCAAAAGCAAGATTCATCAATAGCAACATATGCACCTCCAATATCAAAAATTGAAGGATTAATAGATTGGACAAACTCTGTAAAAGAAATATTCAATAAATATAGAGCATTAAAATACTGGCCAGGTTTATATACCTATTTTAATGGCAAAATACTTAAGGTTCATAATATTGAAGTTCATAACAATTTAAATTCTTCAAGCAATTTTGGGGAGATAGTATCAATTGAAAATGACGGTCTATATGTTAAAGCTTCTGATGGACTTATTAAAATTATTGAACTCCAGATAGAAGGAAGTAAAAAAATGGATGCAAAAAGTTTTATAAATGGGTATAAAATTAAAGTGGGAGACAAACTTGGCTAAGATTGGAGGGGTTTAAATGTTCTATTTTGATCCATATTACTTTGTTTATATGTTTCCAGCTATCTTAATTTCGTTATTTGCACAATTGAAGGTTCAGTATGCATTTTCAAAATATTCAAGGGTATCATCATTTTCAGGATATACTGGTGCTGAAGTGGCACAATATATTTTAAGACTTTATGGAATTTATGATGTTGATGTAGAATCAGTTGAAGGCTTGCTTACTGATCATTATGATCCAAGAACAAGAACATTAAGGCTATCAAGAAGCGTTTATGCATCAAATTCTTTAGCAGCAATAGGTGTTGCAGCGCATGAAGTAGGACATGCCATTCAACACAAAGAAAGATATATATTTTTAGGTTTAAGAAGTGCTATGGTTCCAGTAGTAAATATAGGCTCAAATTTAGCTTTTCCACTTATAATTATTGGATTTATGTTTAGAAATGGTGATTTTTTTATTAATTTAGGTATACTATTATTTAGCTTAGCAGTTATATTTACTATTATAACTCTTCCAGTTGAATTAAATGCTACAAAAAGAGCACTGAATGCTTTAACAACAAGTGGGATTATCATGCCAATTGAGCAAAAAGCAGTAAAATCTGTATTGACCGCAGCTGCTTTAACTTATGTTGCTTCAGTAATTACTGCTATATTACAACTTTTATATCTGTTATCTTTTGCACAAAGAAGAAGGGATGATTAAAATTAATATTATTAGAAAAGATATTGTAGAAGTTCTTATTGATATTGAAAATGGAACATCTTCTGATAGTGCCATAGAGAAAAAAATTAACAATTATGAAAATATAAAAGATAGGGCTTTAATGGTAGAAATATGCCATGGTGTAATAAGATACAAAAACCTTTTAGATTTCTATATTGAATTCTTGACTAATAACAAAAAAATTGATTTCTATATTAAATCAATTTTGAGAGTAGGGACCTATCAGCTATTATTTTTAGATAAAATACCAAACTATGCTGCAATTAACGAAAGTGTTGAAATTTCAAAAAAATATAAAAAACAATCTTCAAATTTTGTAAATGCAGTATTAAGAAATGTTTTAAAGAAAAAAGAAGAAATAGAAAAAGCAATAGAAAGTTTAAAAGATAGAAATATTTTTGATTATTTAGAGGTTAAATTATCTTTCCCAAAGTATTTAATTAAATATTTTACCCAAAGCTATGGATTAGAAGAAGCAATAAAAATATTAGAATTTTTGAATTCTCGTCCCAAAGTAAGTTTTAAAATTAATACAAGAAAGGTTCATGAATCAGATTTTATTGAAAAGTATTTTGATAGTAATATATATAATAAAAGTTTATTAAATAATTTAATATATTTTATAAATCAAGGTAATCTTAAAGATAGTTTTCTTTATAAAGAAGGTTTTATTTATTTTCAAGATCCAGCCGCTTCATTAGTTGTTTATGACAATATTGAATGCTTTAAATGTGCTGATGATATTTTAGATCTTTGTGCAGCACCTGGAGGTAAATCATTTAACACAGCAGAAGTTTCAGATGGAAGGATAATTTCTTGTGATATCAACGCTAAAAAACTTAAGATTATGAAAGATAATATTGATAGGCTTGGATTTACTAATATACAGTTAATTAAAAATGATGCTACAAAATTAAATGAGAATTTTATTAATAAGTTTGATATATGCATTTGTGATTTACCTTGCTCTGGATTTGGGGTAATTAGAAAAAAGCCTGAAATTAAATGGAAGAAGAAAATCGAAGATATCTATAATCTCCATAAATTACAAATATCGATATTAGAAAATGCAAAACATTATTTAAAAAGCAAAGGTATATTAATATATAGCACATGTACTTTAGGAAAAATAGAAAATGAAGGGACAATAGATAGCTTTCTGAGTAATAATAAGAATTTTAAATTAATAAAATCAAAAACAATACTTCCTCATTTATTTAACTCTGATGGCTTTTATATTTCAGTTTTGAAAAGAGAGGATTAACCATGAGAAATATTAAGGATCTAACTTTTGATGAGTTAAAGTCCTGGTTAAAAAGCATAAATGAAAAAGAATTCAGATCAACTCAGATATTTGATTGGATTTATAAAAAAAATAGCGAAAGCTTTGATTCATTTTCTAATCTACCTGAAAACTTAAGAAATAAATTAAAGCAGGACTTTATACTCAATTTAATGGAGATTATAAAAGTTCAAGAAGATGTGTTTACAAGAAAATATTTAATGTTATTAAATGATAATAATACAATAGAATCAGTATTTATGAAATATAAATTTGGAAATTCAATATGTATATCTACACAAGTTGGCTGTAATATGAGTTGTGCTTTTTGTGCATCTACAATTGGTGGGAAAATTCGAAATCTAACTAGTGGTGAAATGGTTGACCAGATAATTAAAGTAGAAAATGATACAAAAGAAAGAATCTCAAGTATAGTACTTATGGGCAGTGGAGAACCCTTTGACAATGCTGAAAATGTATTCAAATTTATTGAAATAGTTAATCACCCAAAGGGCAAGAATATAGGAGCAAGACATATAACAATTTCAACTGTTGGAGTAGTACCTTATATATATGAATTAGCAAACTATGAAAAGCAAATTAATTTAGCTATTTCTCTACATGCTACAAATAATAAAATAAGAGAAAAATTAATCCCAATGAATAAAAGATATCCTATTGAAGAAATAATAGAAGCAATACGCAATTATATAAATAAAACTCAAAGAAGAGTTACCATTGAATATGCATTAATAAAGGGAATTAATGATTCTGATATAGATGCAATAAGACTTTCAGAATTATTTAAAAATATGCTTATACATGTAAATTTAATACCAATAAATGAAATTGAAGAAAAAGAATTCAGAAGACCTCCAAAAGAAAGAATTATTTCTTTTTATAATATATTGAAAAATAATAAAATTGAAGTTACTATAAGAAGAGAATTAGGTAGTTCAATTTCAGCAGCATGTGGGCAATTAAGGTCAAAACATTTAGATAAAAGATAAAACAAGGTTTTAGGGGATGAACAAAAGTGGTTGTGTATTACAAAAGTCATTCTGGATATGTAAGAACAAATAATGAAGACTATTATATTGTTTACAGAAATGATAACAACAGTGGAATTTTCATTATTGCAGATGGCATGGGGGGACATGTATCTGGAGAAGTTGCCTCTTATTTAGCAAGTACCTGTCTTTTTAATTATTTGATAACTAAGTTAGAATATAATAAAAATATTGAAGAACTGCTTTATAACTCATTTATTTGGACAAATGAATTCTTAAATAATTTCATTGAAAAAAATATTGAATATTCATCAATGGGTACAACACTATTATGTGCCATAATTATTAATGATGATATTTATATTGCAAATGTTGGTGATTCACGTGCTTATTTTTATAATGGCTATCAACTTTATCAGGTAACAGAAGATCATTCATTGGTGTATCAAATGTATAAAAATGGAGATATTAGTAAAGAACAGATAGAAATACATCCCCAAAAAAATATAATTACTCAGGCTATAGGATTGACAAAAGATTTAAAAGTTGATATCTATAAATTATCATTTTTATCAGATGATAATTTATTATTACTTTGTACTGATGGTTTAACAAATATGTTAAATGATGAATACATAGAAAAAATTATTAGTAATTCCAAAATAGATAATCTAACAGATGATTTAATTGAAGAAGCACTAAGAAAGGGCGGTAAAGATAACATATCAGTGATATCAGTAAAAAAATAATGAGTAGGTGATTTTGGTATGCAGGACATAGTCTTAGGGAATAGATATGAGATAATAGAAAAAATAGGCGGCGGTGGTATGTCGGTCGTCTATAAAGCAAAAGATAAAATGCTTAATCGCTTTGTAGCAATTAAGGTTTTAAGAAGTGAATATGTTAATGATGAGGAATTTATTAAAAGATTTAAATCAGAATCATTAGCAGCAGCTTCTTTATCACATCCAAACATTGTATCAATTTTTGATGTAGGAGAGGATAAAGGGTTTCATTACATAGTTATGGAATTTATTAATGGAAAAACATTGAAGGAAGTAATAAAAGAAAATGGAAGATTAAGCTATAAGGATGCAATTGCAATTTCTATACAGATATGCAGAGCTTTAGAACATGCACACAAAAAAGGCATTATTCATAGAGACATTAAACCACAAAATATTATGATAGATGAAAATGGAATTGTTAGGGTAACTGATTTCGGTATTGCAAGAGCTGTTACTACAGGAACAATTATAAATACAAATATTACTATAGGTTCAGTTCACTATTTTTCACCAGAACAAGCCAGAGGCGGTTTTGTTGATGCAAAGTCCGATATTTATTCTTTAGGTGTTGTTCTTTATGAAATGACTACCGGTAATTTACCTTTCGAAGGTGAAACACCAATATCTGTTGCTCTAAAACATATACAAGAAGAACCAGTGAAGCCATCATTATATAATAAAGATATTCCTAAAAGTCTAGAAGATATAATTTTAAAAGCCCTTAAGAAAGACCAGACTCAAAGGTATCAAAGTATTGTTGAAATTATGCAGGATTTAAAAAATTCATTACTTTATCCTGATGGAGATTTTGTAAAAATAAATACTGAAAATACAGAAACAAAACAATACCAGGCAATTGATACAAATAATATTAACAAAGATAATAAAAAAACATTAGAGAATAATACTAATAGCAAAAAGAAAAATGTAAAATATGCACTTTTAGGTATTGGAAGTGCTTTAGTTTTAGTATTAATGATTTGGTTAGTATTTTACATGACTATTGGCAAGCAGCTTTTTGTTAAAGAAGAAGAAATTATTCTACCTAATTTAGTTGGTCTTACTATTGATGAAGCAAAGCTGAAATTAGAAGACTTAGGACTTACTTATAAAATCA carries:
- the fmt gene encoding methionyl-tRNA formyltransferase; its protein translation is MKVVFMGTPLFAVPTLEKLIANQYDIELVVTQPDKPVGRKQVLTPPPIKEVALKNSIEVVQPDKLRNNIDIINKLKLINPDVIVVVAYGKILPKEILDIPKYGCINVHASLLPKYRGAAPIHRCIIDNLKQTGITIMKMDEGLDTGDILSQCSVEITMDDDIQTLSDKLSKCGADLLIETLKNIENIKPQKQDSSIATYAPPISKIEGLIDWTNSVKEIFNKYRALKYWPGLYTYFNGKILKVHNIEVHNNLNSSSNFGEIVSIENDGLYVKASDGLIKIIELQIEGSKKMDAKSFINGYKIKVGDKLG
- the pknB gene encoding Stk1 family PASTA domain-containing Ser/Thr kinase: MQDIVLGNRYEIIEKIGGGGMSVVYKAKDKMLNRFVAIKVLRSEYVNDEEFIKRFKSESLAAASLSHPNIVSIFDVGEDKGFHYIVMEFINGKTLKEVIKENGRLSYKDAIAISIQICRALEHAHKKGIIHRDIKPQNIMIDENGIVRVTDFGIARAVTTGTIINTNITIGSVHYFSPEQARGGFVDAKSDIYSLGVVLYEMTTGNLPFEGETPISVALKHIQEEPVKPSLYNKDIPKSLEDIILKALKKDQTQRYQSIVEIMQDLKNSLLYPDGDFVKINTENTETKQYQAIDTNNINKDNKKTLENNTNSKKKNVKYALLGIGSALVLVLMIWLVFYMTIGKQLFVKEEEIILPNLVGLTIDEAKLKLEDLGLTYKITETNDKADKGIVIKQDPEADIHVKKNATINLTVSLGPEVVEVPDLSGMNVKDAEVELTNVGLNIQTKKDFSDKPVDTVISQDPAPHESIEKNGTVTVTISQGPKIEKVTVPDVTGMKYYDAKDILERSGINIGNIEYKEVTDKDDDIVLYQSIKSGTEINKGDSINLTLAKKIQQPTNSTKIFVKNIILPSDLQEANVKIVVVTDNNESVVFDRTVTVDETPLQVKIPISGKSTIRLYINDSLNSEETVEN
- the rsmB gene encoding 16S rRNA (cytosine(967)-C(5))-methyltransferase RsmB, producing the protein MIKINIIRKDIVEVLIDIENGTSSDSAIEKKINNYENIKDRALMVEICHGVIRYKNLLDFYIEFLTNNKKIDFYIKSILRVGTYQLLFLDKIPNYAAINESVEISKKYKKQSSNFVNAVLRNVLKKKEEIEKAIESLKDRNIFDYLEVKLSFPKYLIKYFTQSYGLEEAIKILEFLNSRPKVSFKINTRKVHESDFIEKYFDSNIYNKSLLNNLIYFINQGNLKDSFLYKEGFIYFQDPAASLVVYDNIECFKCADDILDLCAAPGGKSFNTAEVSDGRIISCDINAKKLKIMKDNIDRLGFTNIQLIKNDATKLNENFINKFDICICDLPCSGFGVIRKKPEIKWKKKIEDIYNLHKLQISILENAKHYLKSKGILIYSTCTLGKIENEGTIDSFLSNNKNFKLIKSKTILPHLFNSDGFYISVLKRED
- the def gene encoding peptide deformylase, with the translated sequence MAIRKIRHIGDDVLRKKARTVEKFDGRLKQLIQDMLETMYEANGVGLAAPQVGILKRVIVIDAGDGPIAVINPTITSYEGSSIDIEGCLSVPEQWGEVERPEKVVVKGFDENGNEIQIEAEGLLARAFCHEIDHLEGVLFVDKVIRFVTKEELEEKREEGHKMDLE
- a CDS encoding zinc metallopeptidase, with the translated sequence MFYFDPYYFVYMFPAILISLFAQLKVQYAFSKYSRVSSFSGYTGAEVAQYILRLYGIYDVDVESVEGLLTDHYDPRTRTLRLSRSVYASNSLAAIGVAAHEVGHAIQHKERYIFLGLRSAMVPVVNIGSNLAFPLIIIGFMFRNGDFFINLGILLFSLAVIFTIITLPVELNATKRALNALTTSGIIMPIEQKAVKSVLTAAALTYVASVITAILQLLYLLSFAQRRRDD
- a CDS encoding Stp1/IreP family PP2C-type Ser/Thr phosphatase, encoding MVVYYKSHSGYVRTNNEDYYIVYRNDNNSGIFIIADGMGGHVSGEVASYLASTCLFNYLITKLEYNKNIEELLYNSFIWTNEFLNNFIEKNIEYSSMGTTLLCAIIINDDIYIANVGDSRAYFYNGYQLYQVTEDHSLVYQMYKNGDISKEQIEIHPQKNIITQAIGLTKDLKVDIYKLSFLSDDNLLLLCTDGLTNMLNDEYIEKIISNSKIDNLTDDLIEEALRKGGKDNISVISVKK
- the rlmN gene encoding 23S rRNA (adenine(2503)-C(2))-methyltransferase RlmN translates to MRNIKDLTFDELKSWLKSINEKEFRSTQIFDWIYKKNSESFDSFSNLPENLRNKLKQDFILNLMEIIKVQEDVFTRKYLMLLNDNNTIESVFMKYKFGNSICISTQVGCNMSCAFCASTIGGKIRNLTSGEMVDQIIKVENDTKERISSIVLMGSGEPFDNAENVFKFIEIVNHPKGKNIGARHITISTVGVVPYIYELANYEKQINLAISLHATNNKIREKLIPMNKRYPIEEIIEAIRNYINKTQRRVTIEYALIKGINDSDIDAIRLSELFKNMLIHVNLIPINEIEEKEFRRPPKERIISFYNILKNNKIEVTIRRELGSSISAACGQLRSKHLDKR